A section of the Malania oleifera isolate guangnan ecotype guangnan chromosome 2, ASM2987363v1, whole genome shotgun sequence genome encodes:
- the LOC131148732 gene encoding cysteine proteinase inhibitor-like, with translation MKDHGGPRAPDYLSEALHKYPNAHFDLRRRRTEEMATLGGIRDVRGAENSQEVDSLARFAVDEHNTKENALLEFVKVVDTKEQVVAGTVYYITLEAKEGGKKKIYEAKIWVKQWMNFKELQAFKSLGDSPSEPSS, from the exons ATGAAGGACCACGGTGGTCCACGAGCACCTGATTATCTCTCAGAAGCTCTCCATAAATACCCCAACGCGCATTTCGATTTGAGAAGAAGACGAACAGAGGAAATGGCTACACTCGGAGGAATTAGAGACGTTCGCGGGGCTGAGAACAGCCAGGAGGTCGACAGTCTTGCTCGCTTCGCCGTCGACGAACACAACACCAAAGAG AACGCCCTTCTCGAATTTGTGAAGGTGGTGGACACCAAGGAGCAAGTAGTTGCTGGAACCGTGTATTACATTACCCTGGAAGCTAAAGAAGGTGGAAAAAAGAAAATTTACGAAGCGAAGATCTGGGTGAAACAATGGATGAACTTCAAGGAATTGCAGGCATTCAAGTCTCTCGGAGATTCCCCTTCAGAACCTAGTTCTTAA